A region from the Candidatus Methylacidithermus pantelleriae genome encodes:
- a CDS encoding glycosyl hydrolase 108 family protein — MTYGSDLEKLVRAFSISVVLWQEIEWEGENAKTEHDPHDPGGATKFGVDLRSHPGLRIEDLSFEKAWEIYEKEWADCGAHRLRPSLAFLVFNAGVNIGYRKAITLLQAAAGVEQDGVIGEKTVEASKEVKDWQFISKWDGYYYGLSIVLRERFLEGWVTRVRKAYDAVRFLNNYAP, encoded by the coding sequence ATGACGTACGGTAGCGATTTGGAAAAGTTGGTACGGGCGTTTAGCATCTCGGTCGTTCTTTGGCAAGAGATAGAATGGGAGGGAGAGAATGCAAAGACCGAGCACGATCCTCATGATCCCGGCGGAGCGACGAAGTTTGGGGTGGATCTAAGGAGTCACCCGGGATTGAGGATAGAGGATTTAAGTTTTGAAAAGGCGTGGGAGATCTATGAGAAGGAGTGGGCTGATTGTGGGGCGCATAGGCTGCGCCCTTCTTTAGCCTTTTTGGTGTTTAATGCAGGGGTAAACATTGGGTACCGAAAGGCGATTACACTCCTGCAGGCTGCAGCTGGTGTTGAGCAAGACGGAGTAATCGGGGAAAAGACTGTGGAGGCATCCAAGGAAGTGAAGGATTGGCAGTTTATTAGTAAGTGGGATGGTTATTACTACGGGTTAAGCATAGTGCTCCGAGAAAGGTTTCTTGAAGGGTGGGTTACCAGGGTTAGGAAAGCTTACGATGCTGTGAGATTTTTGAATAACTATGCACCATAG
- a CDS encoding RusA family crossover junction endodeoxyribonuclease has product MHHRAFVVEGEPIAKGSKVSFVHKSGKRVVIDSNQGRVQGYVYAIRVSYRAKYGEEELLCPPIAAKIVFYFTVPKHLRVKLSKKKIDTWKATRPDVDKLIRCVLDSLSGLAFVDDSEIVRVEAEKHVTDGIARTEIELVSLA; this is encoded by the coding sequence ATGCACCATAGAGCGTTTGTTGTAGAAGGGGAACCGATAGCCAAGGGGAGTAAAGTTTCGTTTGTACACAAATCTGGGAAGCGAGTGGTTATCGATTCCAATCAAGGGAGAGTACAAGGGTATGTGTATGCTATCAGAGTCTCGTATCGAGCGAAGTATGGAGAAGAGGAATTGCTATGTCCTCCGATAGCGGCAAAGATAGTTTTCTACTTCACGGTTCCTAAGCACTTAAGGGTTAAGCTCTCGAAGAAAAAGATTGACACCTGGAAAGCAACTCGACCAGATGTGGACAAGCTCATTCGTTGTGTTTTGGATTCTCTCTCTGGGTTGGCGTTTGTTGATGACTCCGAGATAGTGAGAGTGGAAGCTGAGAAGCACGTAACAGATGGGATAGCTAGGACGGAAATTGAACTTGTCTCTCTGGCTTGA